The Flavobacterium faecale genome has a segment encoding these proteins:
- a CDS encoding DUF349 domain-containing protein, with translation MLEEQHDNLQDADGKLSTDSTESTTNTNEADAPLAADENVNQSALNAIDESNAEEGEDASLRDRHDIPLLDYDTLSMEALVDELQSLIATDKIMSIKEHIDEIKKSFLAKYYHFIEEKKEEFHAENPDSTEDFQYHLPLKTTFDHHYTAYKNKKNAHFKSLETNLKSNLENRLAIVEELKELLNPQENIKDTLKHFNELRERWKTAGPIPKDKYNHVWNNYHFHVENFYDILHLDREARDVDFKHNLEQKQKIIERVAILAEEADINKAFRELQDLHRIWKEDIGPVSREHRDAIWNQFSDYTKQIHDKREQLFEKQRGNEVENLSNKKLIIAEIEVLGTEKMSSHSQWLVQIEKVEALRAAFFNAGKVPADVNEETWAAFKTAVRNFNAFKNSFYKDIKKDQNDNLAKKNALVAKAIELQDSTDFAATTPIMKQIQNEWKQIGHVPRKYSDKIWKEFKAACNHYFDQLKEHKNEENAEEIEAFEKKKAYLESLREFELVGDHKTDLDAIKAHIENWKAIGRVPQQRRHIEGKFNKILDALFDKLSLSKKEGEMMRFANRLDNLSDANDTRKIENEKIFIIRKIDEVQNEIFQLENNIQFFTNTKNAKKENSIVLEVRKNIAIHKETLDTWKEKLEQLRNLNNE, from the coding sequence ATGTTAGAAGAACAACATGATAACCTGCAAGATGCAGATGGAAAATTAAGTACTGACTCAACGGAATCAACTACCAACACCAATGAGGCAGATGCTCCTCTGGCAGCTGATGAAAATGTCAATCAAAGCGCGTTGAACGCCATTGACGAGTCAAATGCCGAAGAAGGAGAAGATGCTAGCTTGCGAGATCGTCACGATATTCCGCTACTTGATTATGACACCTTATCAATGGAGGCCTTGGTAGACGAGTTACAGTCACTTATTGCTACCGATAAAATAATGTCGATCAAAGAGCATATTGACGAAATAAAAAAATCGTTTTTAGCAAAATACTACCATTTTATCGAAGAGAAAAAGGAAGAGTTTCATGCCGAAAACCCTGATAGCACCGAAGATTTTCAATATCATTTGCCTTTAAAAACTACATTTGATCACCACTATACTGCTTACAAAAATAAAAAGAACGCTCATTTTAAAAGTTTAGAAACCAACTTAAAATCAAATCTAGAAAATAGACTTGCCATTGTTGAGGAATTAAAAGAGCTTTTGAATCCGCAAGAAAATATCAAAGACACCTTAAAACATTTTAATGAATTAAGAGAACGTTGGAAAACTGCAGGTCCGATCCCGAAGGACAAATACAACCACGTTTGGAACAATTACCACTTTCATGTTGAGAATTTTTACGACATCTTACACCTAGACAGAGAAGCGCGTGATGTAGATTTTAAACACAACTTAGAACAAAAACAAAAAATTATAGAACGTGTTGCTATCTTGGCAGAAGAAGCTGATATCAATAAAGCTTTTAGAGAGTTGCAAGATTTGCACCGTATCTGGAAAGAAGATATTGGTCCTGTATCAAGAGAACATCGTGATGCTATTTGGAACCAGTTTAGCGATTATACCAAACAAATTCACGATAAACGTGAGCAACTTTTTGAGAAACAAAGAGGAAATGAAGTTGAAAACCTCAGCAACAAAAAATTGATCATTGCCGAAATTGAAGTTTTGGGTACTGAAAAAATGAGTTCTCACTCGCAGTGGTTGGTACAAATTGAAAAAGTTGAAGCGCTACGTGCTGCATTTTTCAATGCCGGAAAAGTTCCTGCGGACGTTAACGAAGAAACTTGGGCTGCTTTTAAAACTGCTGTTCGAAATTTTAATGCTTTTAAAAATTCGTTTTATAAAGACATTAAAAAGGATCAAAACGATAATTTGGCCAAGAAAAATGCATTGGTTGCTAAAGCGATTGAATTGCAAGATAGTACTGATTTTGCTGCTACGACACCTATTATGAAGCAAATTCAGAATGAGTGGAAGCAAATTGGTCATGTGCCTAGAAAATATTCTGATAAGATTTGGAAAGAATTTAAAGCGGCTTGCAATCATTATTTCGATCAATTAAAAGAACACAAAAACGAAGAAAACGCAGAAGAAATTGAAGCTTTCGAAAAAAAGAAAGCCTATTTGGAATCGCTAAGAGAATTTGAATTAGTAGGTGATCATAAAACAGATTTGGACGCCATTAAAGCACATATCGAAAACTGGAAAGCTATTGGTCGCGTGCCACAACAGCGCAGACATATTGAAGGGAAATTCAATAAAATTCTAGATGCCTTATTTGACAAATTAAGTTTGAGTAAGAAAGAAGGTGAAATGATGCGTTTTGCAAATCGTTTGGATAATTTATCTGATGCCAACGATACACGTAAAATTGAAAATGAAAAGATTTTTATTATTCGAAAAATAGATGAAGTACAAAACGAAATCTTTCAATTAGAAAATAATATTCAATTTTTTACTAATACCAAAAATGCAAAAAAAGAGAATTCTATCGTACTTGAAGTTCGTAAAAACATTGCAATACACAAAGAAACACTTGATACCTGGAAAGAAAAATTAGAGCAATTGCGTAATTTGAATAACGAATAA
- a CDS encoding formylglycine-generating enzyme family protein, whose protein sequence is MNQQQKKTGLIVLVTLSVLGIAYAGYSTVANKTTKELAQDCEDDHTADRKTLYLPTIENKNNKPTTPAPAGMVWVPGGEFSMGSDISDESLCSVKGITKDASPIHRVYVDGYYMDETEVTNDQFAAFVKATGYKTVAEIKPTTADLPNVPEEYLIAGSAIFKPTPSKVDLNNFLQWWDFVGGTDWKHPLGPSSDLKGKGNYPVVHVAYEDAVAYAKWAGKRLPTEAEWEFAARGGNAGDLYAWGNTLKVDGKFQANIYEGTFPVEKGDSGEDGFVGIAPVKQYKPNAYGLYDVGGNVWEWAQDWYSETYYAESSADGKVVRNPQGPETAPYDTSGNNELKRVHRGGSFLCTSDYCSRYMVGTRGNGEIKSGANHLGFRCAK, encoded by the coding sequence GTGAACCAACAACAAAAAAAGACCGGACTGATTGTGCTTGTAACCCTATCTGTTTTAGGCATTGCCTATGCAGGTTACAGTACTGTTGCAAATAAAACCACAAAAGAACTAGCGCAAGATTGCGAAGATGATCATACAGCAGATCGTAAAACTTTGTATTTGCCAACTATTGAAAATAAAAATAATAAACCTACTACGCCCGCTCCTGCAGGAATGGTTTGGGTTCCTGGTGGAGAATTCTCCATGGGTAGCGATATATCCGATGAGAGTTTGTGTAGCGTTAAAGGAATCACCAAAGACGCATCGCCTATACACCGTGTATATGTAGATGGGTATTATATGGATGAGACAGAGGTTACAAACGATCAATTTGCAGCTTTTGTAAAAGCTACGGGTTACAAAACAGTGGCAGAAATAAAACCAACTACGGCCGATTTACCAAATGTTCCAGAAGAGTATTTAATCGCTGGGTCAGCTATTTTTAAACCTACACCATCAAAGGTTGATTTGAATAATTTCTTGCAATGGTGGGATTTCGTTGGCGGTACAGATTGGAAACATCCACTAGGTCCTTCAAGTGATTTAAAAGGAAAAGGGAATTACCCTGTTGTTCATGTTGCTTATGAAGATGCCGTTGCTTATGCAAAATGGGCTGGAAAACGTTTACCAACCGAAGCAGAATGGGAGTTTGCTGCTCGTGGTGGAAATGCAGGAGATTTGTATGCATGGGGAAACACCTTGAAAGTAGATGGTAAATTTCAGGCTAATATCTATGAAGGAACTTTTCCTGTAGAGAAAGGCGATTCTGGCGAGGATGGATTTGTGGGTATTGCACCAGTTAAGCAATACAAACCTAATGCATATGGATTGTATGATGTAGGTGGAAACGTATGGGAGTGGGCGCAAGATTGGTACAGTGAAACCTATTATGCAGAGAGTAGCGCTGACGGAAAAGTGGTGCGCAATCCACAAGGTCCAGAAACAGCTCCTTATGATACCTCTGGAAATAATGAGTTAAAAAGAGTACACCGTGGTGGTTCATTTTTATGTACAAGCGACTATTGTAGCCGTTACATGGTAGGAACAAGAGGAAATGGCGAAATAAAATCGGGTGCCAATCACCTTGGTTTTAGATGTGCTAAGTAA
- a CDS encoding DUF6642 family protein, translating into MDQDKFIFCLEAVEDVEIETTTQTLENLEELAFNQGITSIHKTCDTIEGLEESLQALLYDDHNFKDYEIIYLVMPGGANSICLNNYYYSFEEIAELFEGKLKGKILHFANTKLVDLTLDEAQYFLDVTGASAVSGYGTTNTQFSSQTLDNVFFNLCQDEDDLRTIVEDLHHKQYAMCKLLDFRLYY; encoded by the coding sequence ATGGATCAAGACAAATTTATATTCTGTCTCGAAGCAGTAGAAGACGTCGAAATAGAAACAACCACACAAACCCTTGAAAACCTTGAAGAACTGGCATTCAATCAAGGGATAACTAGCATACATAAAACCTGTGACACCATCGAGGGTCTTGAAGAAAGTCTGCAAGCTTTATTATATGATGATCACAACTTTAAGGATTATGAGATTATTTATTTGGTGATGCCCGGCGGTGCCAACAGCATCTGCCTCAACAATTACTACTATAGTTTTGAAGAAATAGCCGAACTGTTCGAGGGAAAATTAAAGGGTAAGATTCTACATTTTGCCAACACCAAACTGGTCGATTTAACCTTAGACGAAGCACAATACTTTTTGGATGTTACTGGCGCAAGCGCTGTGTCTGGATATGGCACGACCAACACGCAATTCTCTAGTCAAACTTTAGATAATGTTTTCTTTAATCTATGTCAAGACGAAGACGACCTAAGAACAATTGTCGAAGACCTACACCACAAACAGTACGCAATGTGTAAGTTGCTGGACTTTAGGCTTTATTATTAA
- a CDS encoding DUF1852 domain-containing protein, which produces MKAITQEDLRIKDRENIEETYNTMGNDFVFALKSTCLDENYHPSGKTRLTTNFANLARGENRQQNLRNALNMINNRFNALAHLDNPKGDRYLVKLEIITVTMSIDDKNGSNNLPMIEVLKTNIFDRKTNQYIDGIAGNNYSSYVRDHDFSVLLIEHNKNKSSFSVPENFGDLHGKLYKCFVSSDTYKEHFKKSPIICLSVSSNKTYTRTEYQHPVLGFEYQQDQYSLTDEYFSKMGLKVRFFMPSNSVAPMAFYHAGDLLTDYTDLGLISSISTMETFQKIYRPEIYNANSVAGEIYQPSLKHEDYSLTRVVYDREERNRLAVEQGKYAEEHFIKPYKDILEQWSANFAV; this is translated from the coding sequence ATGAAAGCGATTACACAGGAAGATTTAAGAATAAAAGACAGGGAAAATATTGAAGAAACCTACAATACAATGGGGAATGATTTTGTGTTCGCTCTAAAAAGTACTTGTTTAGATGAAAACTATCACCCCTCAGGTAAAACCCGTCTTACTACCAATTTTGCAAATTTGGCTAGAGGAGAAAATCGCCAACAAAATTTGCGTAATGCCTTAAATATGATTAACAATCGATTCAATGCATTGGCTCATTTGGATAATCCAAAAGGGGATCGGTACCTTGTAAAACTTGAAATCATCACCGTGACGATGAGTATTGATGATAAGAATGGTAGTAACAACCTGCCGATGATTGAAGTTTTAAAAACGAATATTTTTGACCGTAAGACTAACCAGTATATCGATGGTATTGCCGGAAATAATTATTCTTCTTACGTACGAGATCATGATTTCAGTGTTTTATTGATAGAGCATAATAAAAACAAATCTAGCTTTAGTGTTCCTGAAAATTTTGGTGATTTACACGGTAAACTTTATAAGTGCTTTGTGAGTTCAGATACTTACAAAGAGCACTTTAAAAAGTCACCGATCATTTGCCTAAGTGTATCGAGCAACAAAACCTATACTCGTACTGAATATCAGCATCCGGTTCTGGGTTTTGAGTACCAACAGGACCAATATTCTCTAACTGATGAATATTTCTCTAAAATGGGATTAAAGGTTCGTTTTTTTATGCCTTCGAACAGTGTGGCACCGATGGCTTTTTATCATGCAGGAGATTTACTTACTGATTATACTGATCTTGGACTAATCAGCTCAATCAGCACGATGGAGACGTTCCAAAAGATTTACCGACCTGAAATTTACAATGCAAATTCAGTAGCAGGTGAAATCTATCAACCAAGTCTTAAACACGAAGATTATTCGCTAACTCGCGTGGTTTATGATCGCGAAGAGCGCAACCGACTTGCTGTTGAACAGGGTAAGTATGCCGAAGAGCATTTTATTAAGCCTTACAAAGATATTCTTGAGCAATGGTCTGCCAATTTTGCTGTCTAA
- a CDS encoding methionine synthase: MKKLLPTSIVGSLPKPSWLAPPEKLWSPWKLEGDQLIEGKQDALRISFQEQQLAGVDIISDGEQTRQHFVTTFIEHLSGVDFENRKIVKIRDRYDASVPIVVDQVRRQKAVFVDDAKFLRTLTKKPIKWALPGPMTMVDTLYDDHYKSREKLAWEFAKALNEEARELQDAGVDIIQFDEPAFNVFFDEVNDWGMAVLEKAIEGLKCQTAIHICYGYGIKANNDWKKTLGSEWRQYEEIFPKIQKSKIDIVSLECHNSHVPYNLMELIRGKKVMVGAIDVATNTIETPEEIADTLRKALEFVDAENLYPSTNCGMAPLSRSVASGKLSALSAGAEIIRQELGISSQCID; the protein is encoded by the coding sequence ATGAAAAAATTATTACCAACGTCAATTGTTGGAAGTTTACCAAAACCTTCTTGGCTTGCACCACCCGAAAAACTTTGGTCCCCTTGGAAATTAGAAGGCGATCAATTAATTGAAGGAAAACAAGATGCTTTGCGCATTTCGTTCCAAGAACAGCAATTAGCAGGAGTTGATATAATTAGTGATGGTGAGCAAACCCGTCAACATTTTGTAACAACTTTTATTGAGCATTTAAGCGGTGTCGATTTTGAAAATCGTAAAATCGTAAAAATTCGAGATCGTTATGATGCGAGTGTGCCTATTGTTGTGGATCAAGTTAGACGTCAAAAAGCAGTTTTTGTAGATGATGCTAAATTTTTACGTACACTGACCAAAAAGCCTATAAAATGGGCATTACCAGGTCCGATGACAATGGTAGATACTTTATATGATGACCATTACAAAAGCCGAGAAAAATTGGCATGGGAATTTGCAAAGGCACTTAATGAGGAGGCAAGAGAGCTTCAAGATGCAGGAGTAGATATTATCCAGTTTGACGAACCTGCATTTAACGTGTTCTTTGATGAGGTAAACGATTGGGGAATGGCAGTACTAGAAAAAGCCATTGAAGGTTTAAAATGTCAAACTGCTATCCATATTTGTTACGGCTATGGGATAAAAGCGAATAATGATTGGAAAAAAACATTGGGATCAGAATGGCGCCAATATGAAGAAATTTTTCCTAAAATTCAAAAATCTAAAATTGATATTGTGTCATTAGAATGTCATAACTCACATGTACCTTATAACTTAATGGAACTAATACGCGGTAAAAAAGTAATGGTTGGTGCTATTGATGTAGCAACGAATACTATCGAAACACCTGAAGAAATAGCGGACACCTTGCGTAAAGCGCTAGAGTTTGTAGATGCCGAAAACCTTTATCCTAGTACAAATTGTGGTATGGCTCCATTATCTCGAAGCGTAGCTAGCGGTAAGTTAAGTGCTTTAAGCGCAGGAGCAGAGATTATACGCCAAGAACTTGGTATTTCGTCACAATGTATTGATTAG
- a CDS encoding bile acid:sodium symporter family protein codes for MKKLLKALSKVGFDSFLLLIGAMILLAYFFPMPGMIKEPVSLEEIANVGVSFIFLFYGLRLSVEKLKAGLVNWRMHIVVQLTTFLFFPLLVLAFRPLFINTEYELLWLGVFFLAALPSTVSSSVVMVSIAKGNIPAAIFNSSISSLIGVVVTPLWVGLFIASATGDFDVTQIFIKLIIQVILPVIIGISLNSRFGALAEKYKKQLKQFDQAIILTIIYTSFCKSFSEHIFEGFTALELAGLAAAMMTLFLVVFFCVGLLSTLFGFSIKDRITVLFCGSKKSLVHGTVMSKVLFPHSTITGIILLPLMLYHALQLTAASIIAQKMARRDEE; via the coding sequence TTGAAGAAATTATTAAAAGCATTAAGTAAAGTAGGTTTTGACAGTTTCCTGTTACTGATAGGCGCCATGATTCTATTAGCTTATTTTTTCCCGATGCCAGGCATGATAAAAGAACCTGTTTCTCTAGAGGAGATTGCCAATGTAGGCGTGTCCTTCATTTTCTTGTTTTATGGCTTACGACTAAGTGTTGAGAAACTAAAAGCCGGACTTGTCAATTGGAGAATGCACATTGTCGTACAGTTGACAACATTTTTATTTTTTCCGCTCCTCGTTTTGGCCTTTCGCCCCTTGTTCATCAATACCGAGTACGAGTTGCTTTGGTTAGGAGTATTTTTTCTAGCCGCTTTGCCGAGTACAGTTTCCTCATCGGTAGTCATGGTTTCTATAGCCAAGGGTAATATTCCCGCAGCCATTTTCAATTCGAGTATCTCTAGTTTGATCGGAGTAGTCGTTACACCGCTCTGGGTTGGACTGTTCATAGCTTCTGCAACAGGCGATTTTGACGTTACTCAAATCTTCATTAAATTAATTATTCAAGTAATATTGCCAGTCATCATTGGTATCAGCCTCAATTCTCGTTTTGGTGCCCTAGCCGAAAAATACAAGAAACAACTGAAACAGTTTGATCAAGCCATCATTCTTACCATCATTTACACCTCTTTTTGCAAGTCATTCTCCGAACATATTTTTGAAGGCTTCACCGCTCTTGAACTTGCCGGACTTGCGGCGGCAATGATGACCTTATTTTTGGTTGTCTTCTTTTGTGTGGGACTGCTCAGTACCTTGTTTGGCTTTTCTATCAAAGACCGTATTACCGTTTTATTTTGCGGATCCAAAAAGTCACTAGTACATGGTACCGTCATGTCAAAAGTGCTCTTTCCGCACAGCACCATAACAGGTATCATATTATTGCCGCTCATGCTGTACCATGCCTTGCAATTGACGGCCGCCAGCATCATCGCACAGAAGATGGCTCGACGAGACGAAGAATAA
- a CDS encoding Lrp/AsnC family transcriptional regulator, whose product MEQIDEIDLQLLNILHNNSKYTVKELAAMVNLSASPVFERIKRLEKSGYIKKYIALLDAEKLNRGFIVFCNIKLKQHDKNIGNQFVADIMKIEEIVECYNIAGDYDFLMKVSAKDMKHYQDFVFNKLGAVKSIGSTHSTFVMAEIKNMYG is encoded by the coding sequence ATGGAGCAGATAGACGAAATAGATCTTCAGTTATTAAATATTCTTCACAATAATTCTAAATATACTGTAAAGGAACTTGCCGCGATGGTAAACCTTTCGGCATCTCCTGTGTTTGAACGTATCAAAAGATTAGAAAAAAGTGGTTATATTAAAAAATATATAGCCCTGCTAGACGCAGAAAAACTAAATAGGGGATTCATTGTCTTTTGTAACATCAAACTGAAACAGCACGATAAAAATATCGGAAATCAGTTTGTTGCTGATATTATGAAAATAGAAGAAATTGTCGAATGCTATAATATTGCAGGAGATTACGATTTTTTAATGAAAGTCTCTGCAAAGGATATGAAACATTATCAAGATTTTGTTTTTAATAAACTAGGGGCGGTTAAAAGTATTGGTAGCACCCATAGCACATTTGTCATGGCGGAGATAAAGAATATGTATGGATAG
- a CDS encoding shikimate kinase, producing MNKIILLGYMGSGKSTIARSLSKIKQIPFVDLDNYIEEKEKMTVKTIFETKGEIYFRKVEHNYFKELLANDQEIIIGLGGGTPCYANNHTLLIGEGRTSIYLKASIDTLYKRLLVGKAQRPLIASKSDEEMREFIAIHLFERSYFYNQAQYTISVDQSVDQVVSDIMKVMV from the coding sequence ATGAATAAAATTATACTACTGGGCTATATGGGCTCCGGAAAGTCAACAATAGCAAGGTCACTATCCAAAATCAAACAAATTCCGTTTGTGGATTTGGACAACTATATTGAGGAAAAAGAAAAAATGACCGTCAAAACTATTTTTGAGACCAAAGGAGAGATCTATTTTAGAAAAGTTGAACACAATTATTTCAAAGAACTGCTAGCAAACGATCAAGAAATTATAATTGGTTTGGGCGGGGGTACACCATGCTATGCCAATAACCATACTTTATTAATAGGTGAGGGGCGAACTTCAATTTATCTCAAAGCTTCGATTGATACGTTATACAAACGTTTATTGGTAGGTAAAGCACAAAGGCCTTTGATAGCGTCAAAGTCTGATGAGGAGATGCGCGAGTTTATAGCTATTCATCTTTTTGAGCGCAGTTATTTTTATAATCAAGCACAATACACTATTTCGGTAGATCAATCGGTAGATCAAGTTGTAAGCGATATTATGAAGGTTATGGTTTAG
- a CDS encoding phosphoribosyltransferase family protein → MSKNIILTHQEIQHKIKRIAYQIYETFIDSEEVVLAGIASNGYIFAEKIAKELQVISSLKVSLCEVHIDKQNPKEAVKTSLTKEEYSNKGLILVDDVLNSGTTLIYAVRHFLDVPLTKFKTAVLVDRNHKKYPVKADFKGISLSTSLLEHVHVILDGDDNSAYLN, encoded by the coding sequence ATGAGCAAAAATATTATACTTACCCACCAAGAAATACAACATAAAATAAAACGAATTGCGTATCAAATTTACGAAACCTTCATAGATAGTGAAGAAGTAGTTTTGGCCGGAATTGCTTCGAATGGTTATATTTTTGCCGAAAAAATTGCCAAAGAACTCCAAGTAATATCCAGTTTAAAAGTAAGTTTGTGTGAGGTACATATTGACAAGCAAAATCCGAAAGAAGCAGTAAAGACCTCGTTGACCAAAGAAGAATATTCGAATAAGGGATTAATTTTAGTAGATGATGTCTTGAACTCTGGTACCACTTTGATCTATGCTGTGCGACATTTTCTTGACGTACCCTTAACAAAGTTCAAAACTGCGGTACTAGTTGACCGTAATCATAAAAAATACCCTGTAAAAGCCGATTTTAAAGGTATATCACTCTCTACCTCTTTGCTAGAGCACGTACATGTAATCTTGGACGGTGATGACAATAGTGCGTATCTTAATTAA
- a CDS encoding RNA-binding S4 domain-containing protein, which translates to MRIDKFLWCVRYYKTRNMVTEACKKNHVTVNGQVAKPSKEVFPTDKITFRKDQIIQVITVLDIPDSRVGAKLVDIYRRNDTAPEVYQHLELLKLSKDHYRKTGTGRPTKKDRRDIDEFGNDIPDEDED; encoded by the coding sequence ATGCGAATTGACAAATTTTTGTGGTGCGTACGTTATTATAAGACCCGAAATATGGTAACTGAAGCCTGTAAAAAGAATCATGTTACTGTAAATGGGCAAGTTGCAAAACCCTCCAAAGAGGTGTTTCCAACAGATAAAATAACCTTTCGAAAAGACCAAATTATACAAGTTATTACGGTACTCGATATTCCGGATAGCCGCGTTGGTGCCAAACTGGTTGATATATACAGACGCAATGACACAGCACCCGAGGTGTACCAACATCTTGAACTATTAAAACTATCGAAAGATCATTATAGAAAAACAGGAACAGGAAGACCTACCAAAAAAGACCGTAGAGATATTGACGAATTTGGCAATGATATTCCTGATGAAGACGAGGATTAA
- a CDS encoding FKBP-type peptidyl-prolyl cis-trans isomerase produces MNKFKFYFILSLTTVLLFSCSKNDNNITITPLRDYQEQFTAENVMIEEYLKTNYITITQAPGDQTDQDVVFAKITAGQPSIYSYLNSTTFPKLLTRPVQLHGITYKMYYLVLREGTGQSPTNVDNVLVSYKGQYLSETTASDLTTLTTTFFEEVKFPQSMFNLFTDIVRGRAEILPKFKTGTSSEGVNGAVVHNNFGAGIMFIPSGLAYYNSGSSTIPGYAPLIFSFKLYALQRLDHDGDGILSVDEDINGDGYMYTYLQYPSDYPVVPTNLDDTDGDLVPNFLDLDDDGDGYSTKVEIAAGSNYLDKNSIPK; encoded by the coding sequence ATGAACAAATTTAAGTTTTATTTTATTCTATCACTTACAACAGTACTTTTATTTTCCTGTTCGAAAAATGATAATAACATTACGATAACTCCACTAAGGGATTATCAAGAGCAGTTTACAGCAGAGAATGTAATGATCGAAGAGTATTTAAAAACCAATTACATTACTATTACGCAAGCTCCTGGCGATCAAACCGACCAAGATGTAGTTTTTGCAAAAATTACTGCAGGACAACCTTCTATTTATAGTTATTTAAATAGTACTACTTTTCCAAAATTACTAACGAGACCTGTGCAATTACACGGCATCACATACAAAATGTATTATCTTGTTTTGAGAGAAGGTACAGGGCAGTCACCAACTAATGTGGATAATGTTTTAGTTTCATACAAAGGACAATATCTTTCAGAAACAACAGCATCTGATTTGACCACCTTAACTACCACCTTTTTTGAAGAGGTAAAGTTTCCACAGTCGATGTTTAATTTGTTTACTGATATAGTTAGAGGTAGAGCTGAAATATTGCCGAAATTCAAAACAGGTACTTCTTCTGAGGGAGTTAATGGAGCAGTAGTGCATAACAATTTTGGAGCAGGAATCATGTTTATTCCGTCTGGACTGGCGTATTACAATTCAGGAAGTTCAACAATTCCAGGCTATGCACCACTTATATTTAGTTTTAAATTATATGCTCTCCAACGACTTGATCACGATGGAGATGGAATTTTATCTGTTGATGAGGATATTAACGGTGACGGTTATATGTACACTTATTTACAGTACCCGTCAGATTATCCTGTTGTACCAACAAATCTTGATGATACAGATGGAGATTTAGTACCCAACTTCTTAGATCTAGACGATGATGGCGATGGTTATAGTACCAAAGTAGAAATCGCAGCAGGAAGTAATTACCTTGATAAAAATAGCATTCCAAAGTAA
- a CDS encoding transketolase family protein, protein MKKYINTGSKDTRSGFGVGMTELGQKNENVVALCADLIGSLKFDDFKKNHPERFFQIGIAEANMIGIAAGLTIGGKIPFTGTFANFSTGRVYDQIRQSVAYSDKNVKICASHAGLTLGEDGATHQILEDIGLMKMLPGMTVINTCDHNQTKAATIALADHHGPAYLRFGRPVVPNFMPADEPFVIGKAIVLNEGTDVTIVATGHLVWEALIAAEALEAKGISAEVINIHTIKPLDDEAILKSVAKTGCMVTAEEHNILGGLGESVARVLALNNPKPQEFVAVQDSFGESGTPEQLMEKYKLNNQAIFAAAEKVIARK, encoded by the coding sequence ATGAAAAAATATATAAATACAGGAAGTAAAGATACCCGCTCAGGTTTTGGAGTTGGAATGACTGAATTAGGTCAAAAAAACGAAAATGTAGTTGCACTTTGTGCTGATTTAATTGGATCATTAAAATTTGATGATTTCAAAAAGAACCACCCAGAGCGTTTTTTCCAGATTGGTATTGCTGAGGCAAACATGATCGGAATTGCAGCTGGTTTGACAATTGGAGGTAAAATTCCGTTTACAGGAACTTTTGCTAACTTTTCTACAGGTAGAGTTTATGACCAAATTCGTCAATCGGTAGCTTACTCTGACAAGAATGTAAAAATCTGTGCCTCACATGCAGGATTGACATTGGGAGAAGATGGAGCTACACACCAAATTCTTGAAGATATTGGTTTGATGAAAATGTTACCAGGAATGACTGTTATCAATACTTGTGACCACAATCAAACAAAAGCGGCTACAATTGCATTAGCAGATCACCATGGTCCAGCTTACTTGCGTTTTGGACGTCCGGTTGTGCCTAACTTTATGCCAGCAGACGAGCCTTTCGTAATTGGAAAAGCAATCGTACTTAATGAAGGAACAGATGTAACTATCGTTGCTACTGGACACCTAGTTTGGGAAGCTTTAATCGCTGCTGAAGCATTAGAAGCTAAAGGTATTTCGGCTGAAGTAATCAACATTCACACGATTAAACCATTAGATGACGAAGCAATCTTAAAATCGGTTGCTAAAACAGGTTGTATGGTTACTGCTGAAGAGCATAACATACTAGGAGGTCTTGGAGAAAGTGTTGCTAGAGTTCTAGCCTTAAACAATCCTAAACCACAAGAGTTTGTTGCTGTTCAAGATAGTTTTGGTGAGTCTGGAACTCCTGAGCAATTAATGGAAAAATATAAATTGAACAATCAAGCTATTTTTGCAGCTGCTGAAAAAGTAATTGCAAGAAAATAA